A single region of the Candidatus Aenigmatarchaeota archaeon genome encodes:
- a CDS encoding diphthine--ammonia ligase, producing MKLLSLISSGKDSWYAYYLMLQQGFDIPVAVTFIPKNPESYMLQHPFAEKTPLQIKNMKSPPRHVLFNVSGVKEKEVEEMKSHLEKLVKAEKIEGIISGALASEYQKQRLDLICEELGVVSYAPLWHKDQERYLQEVVLEAGFEFLIADTCAEGIEKWKGRMINPENLGHFIKDLRKARANISGEGGEYETFVTKSPFFEMSKV from the coding sequence ATGAAACTCCTTTCCCTTATTTCCAGCGGAAAAGACTCCTGGTACGCCTACTACCTTATGCTCCAGCAGGGCTTTGACATACCTGTAGCCGTGACATTTATCCCCAAAAACCCGGAGAGCTATATGCTCCAGCACCCTTTTGCGGAGAAAACTCCTCTCCAAATCAAGAATATGAAAAGCCCGCCCCGGCATGTCTTATTTAACGTTTCTGGCGTCAAAGAAAAGGAAGTAGAAGAGATGAAAAGCCACCTGGAGAAACTAGTCAAAGCCGAAAAAATCGAAGGGATTATATCCGGAGCCCTTGCAAGCGAGTACCAGAAGCAAAGACTGGACTTAATCTGCGAGGAGCTTGGAGTGGTTTCCTATGCGCCCCTCTGGCACAAGGATCAGGAACGCTACCTCCAGGAAGTTGTGCTGGAAGCGGGCTTTGAATTCCTCATTGCAGACACCTGCGCCGAAGGAATTGAAAAATGGAAGGGCCGGATGATAAACCCGGAAAACCTGGGCCACTTCATAAAAGACCTCAGAAAGGCACGTGCAAACATCAGTGGGGAAGGCGGAGAGTACGAAACATTTGTCACAAAATCTCCTTTTTTTGAGAT